Genomic segment of Gloeocapsa sp. PCC 7428:
TCGTGCTAATGGCGCTGCTGTTGATGCTGGTGCTTGATCCCTACATTCAGGTTAAAAATACGACATTTTTGATTTTCCATACTGCACTGGTGCTGGCTGCCTGGTATGGCGGACGCAATACTGGGATTCTAGCCACTGTATTATCAGCATTTCTGGCAACCTATTTTTTTGGCGATCCAATTTTCAGCTTGAATGTGACCTTTGCCAGTGGCGCAAGAATTTTGATATTTGTCCTTCAGGGCATTTTGATTAGTGTTTTAGTGGGAGCATTACGCACGGCACAACAACAGAGCAAACAGAGCTTAAAACTTCAGGAAGCGGTATTTTGTGAACAGCAAGCCGTCCTACGGGAACTCCAACAAACGGAGGTAGCCCTGCGCGACAGTGAAGCGAGATTTCAGGGATTGGTCAGCAACCTGCCTGGAATGGTCTATCGCTATGCTCCTTGTGCAGATGGTACAGAGGTGTTCACGTATGTCAGTTCTGGTTCCCACGAGTTAACTGAATTGTCACCAGAAACCATTCTCCAGGATGCGGGTGCGTTTCTGGCGTTGATTCATCCCGATGATTTGCCCTCGTTTCGAGAGTCAGTGGCGATCGCCGTTGAGAATGCTATCTGGCAATGGGAAGGACGCATCATTACCCGATCGGGACAATTGAAGTGGATTCAAGGTCGTTCCCGTCCCCAGCAAACTGAAGATGGAGAGGTGTGGGATGGGTTGTTGGTTGATATTACTGATCGCAAACAAGCAGAAGAAGCCCTGCGGCGCAGCGAAGAGCGGCAGGCTTTCTTACTGAAGCTCAACGACACGCTTCGACCCCTTATGGATGTTGAAGAAATCCAGTATCAAGCGGCTTGTGTCTTGGGTGAATATTTGGGGGCAAGCCGAGTAGGATATGCCGAGGATCAGGCAGATGGTGATACGATCGTGGTGACGCAAAACTACACGAACGGTGTACCTGGGATCGAAGGGCGCTATCGTTACGACGACTATGGTGCGGAGCTTTTACGAGAATTCCAAGCTGGACGCACGGTGGTTCGCAGCAACATCGCCAATGACCCAATGCTGACCGATGCCGAGAAAGCGGCTCATGCTGTCCTGCAATTGGGAGCAACCGTGAATGTGCCGTTGCTGAAGGCAGGTCGTCTGGTCGCGGTTCTTTTTGCCCATTACCCGGTGGCGCATTCCTGGACGGAGGCGGAGGTATCGCTGATTCAAGAAGTGGTCGATCGCATTTGGGCAGCGGTGGAACGGGCACGGGCTGAAGCGGCTCTGCGCCAATCGGAGGAACGCTACCGGACATTGTTTGAGTCGATGGATGAGGGATTCTGCACTATTGAGATGATTTTTGATGCGGACGATCGCCCCATTGATTACCGATTTTTGATTACCAATCCTGCCTTCGATCGACAAACAGGCACCGAAAACGCCCAGGGCAGAACAGTCCGCGAAATCGCGCCTAACCATGAAGCCTACTGGTTTGAAATTTATGGAAACATTGCTTTGACAGGCGAAGCAAGGCGATTTGAAAATCGGGCTGAGGAATTTCACCGCTGGTATGACGTTCATGCCTTCCGCGTTGGAGAACCAGACCTGAGGCGAGTCGGCATATTATTTAACGACATTACAGAACGCAAACAGTCTGAAGCAATACTACAAGAAAGCGAAACTCGGTTCCGCACATTGGCAGACAATATGGCTCAGTTTGCTTGGATGGCAGACGAAACGGGCTGGATTTTCTGGTACAACCAGCGCTGGTTTGACTATACGGGCACAACCCTGGAAGAAATGCAGGGCTGGGGCTGGCAGCAGGTTCATCACCCCGAACACGTCGATCGCGTGGTGGAACGTATTCGCCATTGTTTTGAAACGGGTGAAGTTTGGGAAGACACTTTCCCGCTACGGGGTCACGACGGGCAATTTCGCTGGTTCTTATCACGTGCGATGCCCATCCACAACGATCGAGGTGAAGTCGTGCGCTGGTTTGGCACCAATACCGACATCACCGATCGCCTGGAAATTGAAGCTGCTTTGCGCGATCGCGAAAATATGCTCGGTGGCATCGTTGGCAGCATCACCGACGCGCTGATGATGTTTGACAACGACTGGCGGTATACCTTCGTCAACGAAGAATTTTTGCACCGGATCGGCATGAGCCTGACTGACGTGCTTGGGCAGAACGTTTGGGAGCTGTTTCCAGATGCCGTCGGCAATACCGCCTACACCCAACTGCACCGGGCGATGGCAGAACGTATCCCCGTTGAATATGAGGTTTTCTACGAGCCGTATCACCGCTGGTATAGCGACAAGGCATATCCCACTCCCGATGGCGGTTTGACCGTTTATTCCCAGGATATCACCGATCGCAAGCAAGCAGAAATAGAATTACAGATCAGCCAAGAGCGGCTACAACTGGCGCTCTCATCTGCCAAGCTGGGAATGTGGTTTTGGGACATTGAACCCGACACACTGATCTGGACTGAGCGCTGTAAAGCCCTATTTGGATTACCGCTGGATGACTCTGCGATCGCGTATGCAGACTTTATGGCAGTTTTGCATCCTGATGATCGCGAACGCACACACGAAGCGGTGGTTCGTGCGATAGAGGAGCGGGCAGACTATGACATCGAGTACCGCGCTGTCTGGCAAGATGGCTCCGTGCATTGGATTGCCTCTAAAGGCTCCTGTGTTTTTGATGCAGCGGGTAAAGCCGTCCGGATGAACGGGGTTGTGATTGACATTGACGATCGCAAACAAGCCGAAGAAAATCTGCGCGATCGCGAAGCTCAATTGGCATCCGAAGCCAGTGCGCTCGTTCGGCTAAACGAAGCCAGTTCGCGACTGTGGCGCAAGCTCAGCTTAAGTGAGGGACTTCAGGAAATGCTGGTTGCCACAATCGAACTGCTCGGTGCGGATATGGGCAACATCCAACTCCTTGATGCTGATCAAGGAATTCTTCGCATCGCGGTTCAGCAAGGCTTTAAGCAAGACTTCCTCGATTTCTTCCGTGAAGTATCAGCAGAGGATGACTCAGCTTGCGGCAGGACGCTGCGCTCCGGCGAACGTACCATTATCGAAGATGTCGAGACAGATGCGCCTTTTGCCCCATTCCGTCCAGTGGCGCGTGCGGCTGGCTATCGCGCTGTGCAGTCTACGCCGCTGATGGGTCGAGATGGCATCCTGTTGGGAATGCTTTCGACGCATTGGCGATCGCCCCATCGACCGAGTGAGCAAGATTTGCGCCGACTCGATCTGTATGTGCGGCAGGCAGCAGACTTCATCGAGTCGATTCGTGCTGAAACTGCCTTGCGCGAATCGGAAGAATTGCTTTCCAGCACATTTTCGGGTGTTGAGGGCGCGATTACCGTTTCGGAAGTGTTGGCAGACGACGAGTTCCGGTTCCTCAGCGCGAACCGGGTCTGTGTCGAATGGTCGGGCGTACCTTTGGAAAAATGGATTGGCAGCCGCTCGCAAGATATTCTTTCGCCTCAAGAAGCGGAGGCGGTTTGTGAACGATACCGCAGTGCAGTACGGACAGGGCAGGTCGTCAAATACGAGGAACGGCTCACCTTGCCAGCCGGAGAAATCTGGACTTACACCGCCGTTACGCCTTTGCGTGACCCAGACGGGCGAATCACGCGCGTGGTTGCAACCAGCATTGACATCACCGAACGCAAACAAGCCGAAGCGGCACTGCGCGAAAGCGAAGAAAATCTGCAAGCCGCGCTCGAAGGTGGGCAGATGGGCGCGTGGGCATGGAACCCAATGACGAATACGACGACCCGCGATCGGCGTGTGCTGGAACTCTTTGGGCTTGACTCCGAGGCAACAATGGGCGATACCACACCGATTTTCGATCGCATTCATCCAGATGATCGATCGAGCGTGATCGCAGCGCTGGAAGCGGCACAGCAGCCGGGTGGTGAGTACCGCGCCGAGTTCCGTGTGCTGCTCCCCGATGGAAAAACGCGCTGGCTGGCTGGAGCGGGGCGGGCACGTTTCAATGCCCAGGGCCGTGCGACACGAGTTTACGGTGTCAACTTCGACATCACCGAGCGTCAGCAAGCAGCGCAAGAGCGGGAGCAATTGCTAGAACGAGAACAGACCGCACGAGAACAAGCCGAAGCTGCGAACCGAATCAAAGATGAGTTTCTGGCAGTGTTGTCCCATGAACTGCGATCGCCCCTCAATCCGATTCTCGGCTGGTCAAAACTCTTGCAGAAAGGGAATCTTAATCCAGCAAAAACCAAAACCGCATTGGCAACAATCGAACGCAACGCCCAACTCCAGGCGCAACTGATTGATGACCTCCTCGATATTGCTCGGATTCTGCGCGGTAAATTGAGCTTGAATGAGGCAGCCGTTGATTTAGGTGTCGTCATTTCGTCTGCTCTAGAAACCGTTCGTCTAGCCGCTGAAGCCAAGGCGCTGCACGTTAAGGTCAACTTGCCAACACAGGTCAGAACCGCAATGGGCGATGCCGGACGATTGCAGCAAGTAGTGTGGAATCTGTTGTCAAATGCGGTGAAGTTCACGCCCCAAGGTGGTCAAATTACCGTTGCATTAACCCAATCGGAATCCTATGCCCAAATTCAAGTGACTGATACGGGTAAAGGCATTCATCCTGACTTTTTGCCCTACGTGTTCGAGCATTTCCGGCAAGAAGATGGCGCGACGACGCGCAAGTTTGGTGGATTGGGATTAGGATTGGCGATCGCTCGTCAAATCGTGGAACTACATGGCGGAACGATCGCCGTTGAGAGTGCCGGAGAAGGGCAAGGGGCAACGTTTACCGTCCAGCTTCCCCTTGCACCGCTCACCGATCAACAACCCCCTTCAGAGTCTGCCTCCATTGAGATCGAGGATTTGAGTGGTATTCGTATTTGGGTTGTGGATGATGAAATCGATTCGCGGGAATTTGTTGCATTTGTCTTAGAGCAAGCCGGTGCAAACGTTGCCAGTTTTTCCTCTGGAATTGAGGTACTGCAAGCCATTGAGCAGACTATACCTGACTTGATCGTGAGCGACATCGGAATGCCGGAGATGGATGGGTATATGCTGCTGCAACAGATTCGGTCAAGCGATCAAGGCAGGCATATTCCAGCGATCGCCCTGACTGCCTACGCCGGAGAGTTCGATCGCCAACAAGCATTACAGGCTGGATTTCAGCAACACATCGCGAAACCCGTTGAGCCAGCACAAATTGTGACAAGCGTTGCCCGTTTGTGTGACCAGAAGGGAGGCACCGCAGCATGAGTCAGGATGAGATGACGGAACAGGTTTTTGCAGGCGACAGTGAGATGGCAAGACTCATGCGATCGCATGATTGGTCACAAACATCCCTGGGGACGGTTGCAGGTTGGTCGCAGAGCTTGCGATCGGCATTGAGCATCTGCCTCAATTCTCGCTTTCCCATTGCGATCTACTGGGGGCAAGACTTCACCTTACTTTACAACGATGCTTGGCGACCAATCGTCGGTAACAAACATCCCTGGGCGCTCGGTTGCCCTGGGCGTGCGGTTTGGTCTGAAATTTGGGATGAGATCGGACCGGAGTTAGCAGGCGTTTTAGCGACAGGTGAAGGCACGTTTCACAAAGATGAACTGTTGTCGATGCACCGCTTTGGATACACTGAAGAATGTTTTTTTGAGTACACGTTCAATCCAATTCAGGGACAAAGTGGTGTTGAGGGCGTATTTAACATTGTCACCGAAACGACCTATCGCGTGTTGAACGAACGGCGCACTCGTCTACTCCGGGAAGTGGCATCTAGAACCGCAACTGCGAGAACTGCTGAAGCCGCGTGTGCCCTAATGGTCGAAACATTCAAATCTGATGCGGCTGACCTGCCTTTTTCGCTGCTTTACCTGGTGAGTCAGGATGAGAAACAGGCTCATCTCTGCGGTAGCACTGAGTTGCACTCAGACAGTTTCATCAGTCCAACAACTGTAAATCTTGCAACACCAGAGGCGACAGACGGTTGGTTGATCTCGCTTGCGGTTCAGACTGCCCAGCCGCAGATGATCAATGATTTACCCTCCCGCTTTGGAGTATTGCCTGGGAGTCCTTGGGCGGAACCCCCGCAGGAAGCAATGATATTGCCTATTGTTGCCACTGGACAAGGCAAGGTAACTGGGGTGCTGGTTGCGGTTGCCAGTCCACGCCGCCGATTAGATGATAGCTACCGTGATTTTCTGGAACAGGTGGCTGGACAGATTGCCCTGGCGATCGCCAATGCCCGCTCTTATGAAGCAGAACGCAAACGCGCTGAAGCACTCGCCGAACTCGATCGCGCCAAAACTGTCTTCTTCAGCAACGTTTCTCACGAATTCCGCACGCCGCTAACGCTGATGCTGAGTCCGCTGGAAGAACTCTCCAGTATGCTTGATGGGCAACTTCAGCCTGATCAGCGCGAACAGTTGCAACTGATTCAACGAAATGGTTTGCGCTTACAAAAGTTAGTCAACACCCTGCTAGATTTCTCTCGGATCGAAGCCGGAAGAGTGCAGGCATCCTATAAACCGACCGATTTGGCAACCTATACGGCTGAGTTGGCAAGCGTGTTTCGATCGCTCATTGAACGCGCCGGAATGACCCTAGAGATTGATTGCCCAACGTTGCCAGAGCCTGTGTATGTCGATCGCGAAATGTGGGAAAAGATTGTGCTCAATCTCCTCTCAAATGCGTTCAAATTTACGTTTACAGGGAGTATCACGGTTCAATTACAACCCGTTGGCGATTCAGTTGAATTGAGCGTTACAGATACAGGAGTAGGCATTCCTGAAGCGGAACTTCCCCGCTTGTTTGAACGATTCCATCGCGTCAGTGAAACACGATCGCGGACCTATGAAGGGTCAGGCATCGGGCTGGCTCTAGTCCAAGAACTGGTGAAACTGCACAGTGGAACTATTCGCGTTAGGAGTAAAGTCGATTGCGGCACCACCTTTACGATCGCGATTCCCTTTGGCTCAGATCATCTCCCTATCGAACGGATTGAAGCCACTCGCACGCTTACCTCAACCGCGTTAGGCGCAAACCCCTACGTCACTGAAGCATCGCGCTGGATATCCGATGTAGCGATTGAGAGTCCTATGGCTCTAGCCTCAGAAGACTCCCTTTCTGTTCCTGCTGCCTTTATGGATTCCTCTATAGCAACAGCAAGAATTTTGCTAGCCGACGATAACGCCGATATGCGGGATTACTTAAAGCGTCTGTTGAGCCAGCAGTATGAGGTAGAAGCGGTTGCGGATGGCAGGGCAGCATTGACGGCGATTCGTCAGCGAATTCCCGATTTGGTGTTAAGCGATGTAATGATGCCCAACCTGGATGGGTTTGAGTTGTTGCGATCGCTCCGTTCTGATCCCACCACTCAGGAAATCCCGTTAATTCTGCTGTCAGCAAGAGCGGGTGAAGAAGCCCGAATTGAAGGCTTGCAAGCAGGAGCCGATGACTATCTAATCAAGCCTTTTTCTGCCCGTGAACTATTGGCACGCGTGGAGGCAACCTTGAAACTGGCGCAACTGCGACGAGAAGCTACCCAACGAGAGCAGGATTTACGGCAGGCAGCAGAAACTGCCCAACAAGCGGCAGAGGCAGCCTATGCCCAGATCGATCAAATACTAGACCGGATGACCGATGCGTTTGTCGCCCTCGATCGCGACTGGCGGATTATTTACCAAAATACCGAAGCAGAACGGCTCAACCGCAAGCCACGCTCGCAAATTATTGGCAAAACCCACTGGGAGGAATGGACGGCTTCCGTCGGGACAAATGTGGAATATCAGTATCGTCGGGCAATGGCAGAGCAGGTGCCGGTTCACTTTGAACACCGCTACTACAGCCCGCCGGATTACGATATCTGGCTAGAAATCCACGCTTACCCTTCGGAACAAGGACTCGGTATTTTTTATCGAGACATCACCGATCGCAAACGAGCAGAACTGAACGACCAGTTTCTCAATCAACTAGACATACGGCTACGCCAACTTCCCACGGCTGAGGCAATGGCAGAGGAGACGGTTAACAGTATAGGCGAGTTCTTGAATGTCGCTCATTGTCTGTGGAGCGTGATTGATTTAGATCAGGGATTAGCGATCGTCGAGCACGATTGGCGACAACCAGGAATTCCTAGTTTAGTTGGAACCCATCGAATATCAGATTTTATTTTGCCAAGTCTCATCGACCTTTACCAAGCAGGACAACCTGCTGTTGCTCCGGATATCACGACCTATCCCTATACCGCCCCTTTCAGTGAACATTTGCTTTCCCTAAACATCTATGCTTTTTTGTCCATTCCTTGTATTCATGAAGGACGCTGGGTGGCGATGCTCTTCGTTAATAGCACCACTGTTCGGCAGTGGCGATCGGATGAAGTGACACTGCTGCAAGAAGTGGTGGCGCGGCTCTGGTCGCTGATCGAGTATACGAGAGCCGTTCAAGAACTGCGCCAAAGCGAAGCCCAATTTCGCCAACTGGCAGACGCGATGCCACAACAGGTTTGGATGACGGATGCTCAGGGTCTCACTCAATATGTGAATCAGCAGTGGACGGATTACACCGGACTGACCATTGAGCAAACCCATGATATTCGCTATGTGACTCAAGTAATTCACCCCGATGACTTCGAGGCAACCAGTGAACGCTGGCAGACTGCTTTAATGACCGGAATGCCTTATCAGGCTGAATTTCGCTTAAAGCACCAGGCGACTGATGCGTATCGTTGGTTTCTCTCGCGGGCGATCGCCATCCGCAACGAACAGGGGCAAATTGTGCAATGGTTTGGCACCAGTACAGACATTGAAGAGTTCAGACGCGCTCAAGCCGAACGAGAACAGCTTTTGGCACGAGAGCAAATGGCGCGTGAACAGGCAGAAACGGCGAACCGTATTAAGGACGAGTTTTTAGCGGTGCTATCCCATGAACTGCGATCGCCATTGAACCCGATTCTGGGTTGGTCAAAGCTTTTACAGCAAGGCAAGCTTGATGCGACAAAAACAAAAACCGCTCTGGACACGATCAATCGCAACGCCCAGCTTCAGGTGCAGTTAATTGACGATCTACTCGACATCTCCCGCATTCTGCGAGGCAAGCTTAGTCTGAATGTGCTGCCCGTTGATCTGAGTGCAGTCATCTCAGCCGCTCTGGAAACCGTTCATCTTGCTGCCGAAGCCAAATCGATCGATTTACGATTTACGATTTTGGATTCTGGATTGGAAGAAAATCCAAAATCGCAAGTTTTGGGTGATGCTGGACGATTGCAGCAAGTGATTTGGAATTTGTTGTCGAATGCTGTCAAATTCACTCCTCATGGTGGACGGGTGGAAGTAAAGTTGGCAACGGATGAAATAGATACTTCATCTGCTTCCCCTGTTTCAAAATCCGTTGCTCAAATTACCGTCAGCGATACAGGCAAAGGCATTAAACCAGACTTTTTGCCCTACGTGTTTGAGCATTTTCGGCAAGAAGATGGCGCGACGACTCGTAAATTTGGCGGCTTAGGGTTGGGGTTGGCGATCGCTCGTCAGATCGTGGAAATGCACGGTGGACAGATTTACGTAGAGAGTCCGGGTGAAGAGCAAGGTGCTACATTCACCGTACAACTACCCCTTGCGGCTCATCTCAGCGAACTGCCATCTTCAGAAGCATCCTCACCTGCCACGAGTGACTTGAACGGCATTTGCATTTTAGTGGTGGATGATGAAGCCGATTCGCGGGAGATTGTCGCGTTTGTCCTAGAACAAGCAGGTGCAGTCGTCACCAGTGCCTCGTCTGGAATTGAAGCACTGCAAATCATTGAGCAGTCTGCTCCTGATGTGATCGTCAGTGATATTGGAATGCCGGAGATGGATGGCTATATGCTGCTCCAACAAATTCGCTCTTTAGACTTGCATAGCGACTCGATCGAGCAAGGAAAGCGAATTCCAGCTATTGCCTTAACTGCCTACGCCGGAGAATATGACCGACAACAGGCGATCGCCGCTGGATTCCAGCAGCATATTCCAAAACCCGTTGATCCAGAAACACTGGTGAGCGCGATTTGTACCTTGTGCAGCGGTTCATCTAACTCAGAAACAGGATAGAACATCATTCCAGCATTTTCGACATTGCCTAAACTGATACACCTTCCTGCACTCATGACCCAACGATCGCCAGACCCTACTCCTATCACCCCGCCCATTCCAGCCAATGAAGCCGAACGGTTAGCGGCGCTGCATCGCTATCAAATTCTCGATACGCCCCCCGAAGCTGCGTTCGATCGGATTACGTCCCTCGCCGCCCGGTTGTTCAATGCGCCGATCGCGTTGGTGTCTCTGCTCGATGAATCGAGAGCGTGGTTCAAGTCTGGCTATGGTTTTGAACCACGCGAAGTTGAACGAAACGACACGATTTGCAGCTTTGCAGTTTTGTCGGACGATGTTTTAGTGGCACTCGATACCCAGCAAGATCCTCGGTTTAGCTGCAATCCATTTGTGCAAAGTGATCCGGGAGTGCGGTGCTATATTGGTGCACCTTTAATCACGCATGATGGCTTTAATTTAGGCACTCTTTGTCTGTTAGACACTCAACCCCGTGAAGCGTTCAGCCTTGAGCAGCAAGCGATGCTGGTAGATTTAGCCGCGATCGTGGTTGATGAACTAGAGCTACGATTAGCAGCGCGTCAAGTGGCTCAACAAGAATTGGCGCAGCGAGAAAGTGAAGCGCAACTCCAGCGGGCACTTCAGATCGGCAAAATGGGCACCTGGGATTGGAATTTGCCAACTAACAAGATTATTTGGTCAGCAGGACATTTCACCCTATTAGGACTACAGCCCGACCAGTGTGAGCCTGGCTATGAAGTCTGGTTGAATAGTCTTCATCCAGAAGATCGAGAAGGCGCTGAAGCAGCCCTGCAACGGGCAATGACAGAACAAACGGAGTACCGACACGAATACCGCACGGTTTGGCAGGATGGCTCAATTCATTGGGTCGAAGCCAGGGGGAGCTTCTCCTACAATGCGTCAGGACAGCCCGATCGTATGGTCGGTGTGCTGGTTGATATCACCGAACGTAAACAAGCCGAAGCTGACTTACGCGAGAGTGAAGCTCGTTATCGTCTCCTGGCTGAAGCGATTCCGCAATTCGTCTGGATTACCAACCCTGACGGACAAAATGAATATGTCAATCAGCAGTTCTGCGATTACACTGGGCTAACCCCACAACAAATGCGTGGCTTAGATTGGCTTTCGATTATTCACCCAGATGATTTAGCAATGACCCGCGATCGCTGGTTGGCGGCGGTTAAAACAGGACTATTCTATGAAATTGAGTATCGCTTTCGTCGCGCCGATGGCACCTACCGCTGGTTCTTAGGACAGGGTCTTCCGCTTAAAGATGAGCAAGGTCGGGTGCTGAAATGGTTTGGCACCTGCACCGACATTGAACCGCAGAAACAAATTGAGCGATCGCGGCTGCATCTGCTTGAACAGGAACAGGCTGCCCGCGCCTCGGCTGAACAAGCCAACCGCATCAAAGACGAGTTTCTAGCCGTGCTATCGCATGAGTTACGCACGCCGTTGAATCCAATTTTGGGTTGGTCTCGAATGCTTCGCAGCGGCAACCTGGATGCAGCAAAGACGGCTCATGCCTTGGAAACGATCGAGCGCAACGCCAAACTGCAAACCCAGCTAATTGAGGACTTGCTCGATGTCTCGCGCATCCTGCAAGGAAAATTTAGCCTTAATCGGGTTCCCGTCGATGTGGCAGCTACGATCTCAGCCGCTCTGGAAACGGTAAGACTCGCCGCTGAAGCCAAGTCGATTCAAATTCAAACAAACCTAGATACCAGTGTTGGTCAGGTTGTAGGCGATACGGCTCGGCTTCAGCAAGTGGTCTGGAATTTGCTCTCTAATGCGGTGAAGTTTACGCCGCAGGGTGGACAGATTGAGGTCGAGCTAAAGCAAATCGGCTCCCAAGCACAAATCACCGTTCGCGATACGGGCAAGGGGATCGTACCTGAGTTCCTGCCCCATGTGTTTGAATATTTCCGTCAAGCTGATGGTGCGACCACTCGCAGGTTTGGGGGGCTAGGTTTAGGGCTGGCGATCGTTCATCATCTGGTCGAACTGCATGGTGGCACGGTGCAAGCCGACAGCCCCGGTGAGGGGCAGGGCGCAACGTTTACCGTCAGGCTGCCGTTGATGCAAGTCGCAACGCTTCTGCGCGATGAAGCTCATGTACCCGTCTCAATGGTGGACGATTCACCTTTAACGGGCATTCAAATTCTTGTGGTGGATGATGAAGCCGATTCGCGGGAGTTCGTCGCGTTTGTGCTGGAGCAAGCAGGTGCAGTTGTCAACAGCGTTTCATCTGGAACTGAAGCGCTTCAAACCATCACTCAAGCGACTCCTGATCTCGTCGTCAGTGACATCGGAATGCCGGAGATGGATGGCTACATGTTGCTCCAGCAGATTCGATCGCAGGAATCAGGCAAGCAAGTTCCTGCGATCGCGCTGACTGCCTATGCCGGAGAATATGACCGACAGCAGGCTCTCCAAGCGGGATTTCACCAGCACTTGAGCAAACCGATCGAACCGAATGAGTTAATCGAATCAATCGTTAACTTAAAGAGAAAGGCAACCAGGCTTGAACCAATGAGCTGAGAACAAAACAGCACGGTTTGCAGGTCAGGCTAAACCTCAGCAGGAGACGCAATGATGACACCCCTTCAGTTTCTCTTGCTCGAAGACCAACCCCTCGATGCAGAACGAATTCGAGCCGCGTTGATGGATAGCAGCATTAACCATGAACTCTTGCAAGTAGACACTCGTGCTGACTTTGTAACGGCACTAGAAGCTCAGCCATTTAACCTGATTTTGGCAGCTTATCCGCTCCTCGATTTTGATGGCATCGCTGCCTTAGAAATTGCTCATCACCGATGCCCTGAAACGCCATTCATTTTTGTCTCTGCCAGCTTGGGAGAAGAGTTGGCGATCGACGCTCTGAAAGCGGGAGCCAGCAATTATGTGCTGAAGCAACGATTAGAACGGTTAGTGCCAGCGGTGCAGCGGGCATTGCGAGAAGCACAGGAACAGCAGGAACGCAAACGCTCCGAGCAGTTGCTGATTG
This window contains:
- a CDS encoding ATP-binding protein yields the protein MSQDEMTEQVFAGDSEMARLMRSHDWSQTSLGTVAGWSQSLRSALSICLNSRFPIAIYWGQDFTLLYNDAWRPIVGNKHPWALGCPGRAVWSEIWDEIGPELAGVLATGEGTFHKDELLSMHRFGYTEECFFEYTFNPIQGQSGVEGVFNIVTETTYRVLNERRTRLLREVASRTATARTAEAACALMVETFKSDAADLPFSLLYLVSQDEKQAHLCGSTELHSDSFISPTTVNLATPEATDGWLISLAVQTAQPQMINDLPSRFGVLPGSPWAEPPQEAMILPIVATGQGKVTGVLVAVASPRRRLDDSYRDFLEQVAGQIALAIANARSYEAERKRAEALAELDRAKTVFFSNVSHEFRTPLTLMLSPLEELSSMLDGQLQPDQREQLQLIQRNGLRLQKLVNTLLDFSRIEAGRVQASYKPTDLATYTAELASVFRSLIERAGMTLEIDCPTLPEPVYVDREMWEKIVLNLLSNAFKFTFTGSITVQLQPVGDSVELSVTDTGVGIPEAELPRLFERFHRVSETRSRTYEGSGIGLALVQELVKLHSGTIRVRSKVDCGTTFTIAIPFGSDHLPIERIEATRTLTSTALGANPYVTEASRWISDVAIESPMALASEDSLSVPAAFMDSSIATARILLADDNADMRDYLKRLLSQQYEVEAVADGRAALTAIRQRIPDLVLSDVMMPNLDGFELLRSLRSDPTTQEIPLILLSARAGEEARIEGLQAGADDYLIKPFSARELLARVEATLKLAQLRREATQREQDLRQAAETAQQAAEAAYAQIDQILDRMTDAFVALDRDWRIIYQNTEAERLNRKPRSQIIGKTHWEEWTASVGTNVEYQYRRAMAEQVPVHFEHRYYSPPDYDIWLEIHAYPSEQGLGIFYRDITDRKRAELNDQFLNQLDIRLRQLPTAEAMAEETVNSIGEFLNVAHCLWSVIDLDQGLAIVEHDWRQPGIPSLVGTHRISDFILPSLIDLYQAGQPAVAPDITTYPYTAPFSEHLLSLNIYAFLSIPCIHEGRWVAMLFVNSTTVRQWRSDEVTLLQEVVARLWSLIEYTRAVQELRQSEAQFRQLADAMPQQVWMTDAQGLTQYVNQQWTDYTGLTIEQTHDIRYVTQVIHPDDFEATSERWQTALMTGMPYQAEFRLKHQATDAYRWFLSRAIAIRNEQGQIVQWFGTSTDIEEFRRAQAEREQLLAREQMAREQAETANRIKDEFLAVLSHELRSPLNPILGWSKLLQQGKLDATKTKTALDTINRNAQLQVQLIDDLLDISRILRGKLSLNVLPVDLSAVISAALETVHLAAEAKSIDLRFTILDSGLEENPKSQVLGDAGRLQQVIWNLLSNAVKFTPHGGRVEVKLATDEIDTSSASPVSKSVAQITVSDTGKGIKPDFLPYVFEHFRQEDGATTRKFGGLGLGLAIARQIVEMHGGQIYVESPGEEQGATFTVQLPLAAHLSELPSSEASSPATSDLNGICILVVDDEADSREIVAFVLEQAGAVVTSASSGIEALQIIEQSAPDVIVSDIGMPEMDGYMLLQQIRSLDLHSDSIEQGKRIPAIALTAYAGEYDRQQAIAAGFQQHIPKPVDPETLVSAICTLCSGSSNSETG
- a CDS encoding PAS domain-containing protein, producing the protein MTQRSPDPTPITPPIPANEAERLAALHRYQILDTPPEAAFDRITSLAARLFNAPIALVSLLDESRAWFKSGYGFEPREVERNDTICSFAVLSDDVLVALDTQQDPRFSCNPFVQSDPGVRCYIGAPLITHDGFNLGTLCLLDTQPREAFSLEQQAMLVDLAAIVVDELELRLAARQVAQQELAQRESEAQLQRALQIGKMGTWDWNLPTNKIIWSAGHFTLLGLQPDQCEPGYEVWLNSLHPEDREGAEAALQRAMTEQTEYRHEYRTVWQDGSIHWVEARGSFSYNASGQPDRMVGVLVDITERKQAEADLRESEARYRLLAEAIPQFVWITNPDGQNEYVNQQFCDYTGLTPQQMRGLDWLSIIHPDDLAMTRDRWLAAVKTGLFYEIEYRFRRADGTYRWFLGQGLPLKDEQGRVLKWFGTCTDIEPQKQIERSRLHLLEQEQAARASAEQANRIKDEFLAVLSHELRTPLNPILGWSRMLRSGNLDAAKTAHALETIERNAKLQTQLIEDLLDVSRILQGKFSLNRVPVDVAATISAALETVRLAAEAKSIQIQTNLDTSVGQVVGDTARLQQVVWNLLSNAVKFTPQGGQIEVELKQIGSQAQITVRDTGKGIVPEFLPHVFEYFRQADGATTRRFGGLGLGLAIVHHLVELHGGTVQADSPGEGQGATFTVRLPLMQVATLLRDEAHVPVSMVDDSPLTGIQILVVDDEADSREFVAFVLEQAGAVVNSVSSGTEALQTITQATPDLVVSDIGMPEMDGYMLLQQIRSQESGKQVPAIALTAYAGEYDRQQALQAGFHQHLSKPIEPNELIESIVNLKRKATRLEPMS